One window from the genome of Chionomys nivalis chromosome 14, mChiNiv1.1, whole genome shotgun sequence encodes:
- the LOC130887074 gene encoding serine protease inhibitor Kazal-type 7 — MAHSASSGSQITSLLVTALSTMKVIGGLLLFFMATYVCHSLEVTSHPSPTVDCEIYKKYPVVAIPCPIENIPVCGSDYITYGNKCKLCTEILRSNGKIQFLHEGHC; from the exons ATGGCACATTCAGCTTCAAGTGGATCTCAGATCACTAGCCTCCTCGTCACGGCTCTCTCCACCATGAAGGTCATCGGGggcctccttctgttcttcatggCAACCTATGTCTGCCACAGCTTGG AAGTGACCAGTCACCCTTCACCAACG GTGGACTGTGAAATATACAAGAAGTACCCAGTGGTAGCCATCCCCTGCCCCATTGAAAACATTCCAGTTTGTGGTTCCGACTATATCACCTACGGGAATAAATGCAAGCTGTGTACAGAGATCTT GAGGAGTAATGGAAAAATTCAGTTTCTTCATGAAGGGCACTGCTAA